Proteins from a genomic interval of Triplophysa dalaica isolate WHDGS20190420 chromosome 21, ASM1584641v1, whole genome shotgun sequence:
- the LOC130410467 gene encoding P2Y purinoceptor 1-like encodes MEKERNISSCSQIDLPFTRVFLPAVYVTVFIVGVFANSFGLKSVCCKWGKLGNINIFILNLGVADLLYVFTLPFLVMYYAGNSRWIFGQTLCKITRFCFNMNLYGSIGFLTCLSVYRYLGIVHPMWVMGRINTKISVTICVLVWILVIIQILPDMFFEKSKPNSSDSCYDTTTDQWISDYLSYSLGWTFTGFVVPLFIVFWCYGHIIILLATKTNMDTLLKQRCIRLICVLTLLFTVCFIPYHIFRNLNLLTRILKKQGICGESFDNIYIGHQVSRGLACLNSAMNPLIYVIGNDEVSMRLHNLSRRARKSFTHLTSAVIECKPKDYYSVVNIEMHCQNTE; translated from the coding sequence ATGGAAAAGGAAAGAAACATTTCCAGCTGCTCTCAGATTGATTTACCCTTCACACGGGTGTTTTTGCCAGCTGTCTATGTCACGGTTTTTATTGTCGGAGTCTTCGCTAATAGTTTTGGACTTAAGTCAGTCTGCTGCAAGTGGGGAAAGCTTgggaatataaacattttcattctcAACCTCGGTGTTGCGGATCTACTTTATGTCTTCACCTTGCCTTTCTTGGTTATGTATTACGCCGGGAACAGCAGGTGGATCTTTGGCCAAACCCTCTGCAAAATCACAAGGTTTTGCTTCAATATGAACCTCTACGGCAGTATAGGATTCCTCACCTGCTTGAGTGTATACAGGTACCTCGGCATCGTTCATCCCATGTGGGTGATGGGGAGAATAAACACAAAGATCTCAGTGACGATCTGTGTCCTGGTCTGGATTCTTGTTATTATTCAGATCCTGCCGGACATGTTCTTTGAGAAATCCAAGCCAAACTCCTCAGACTCATGTTACGATACCACCACGGATCAGTGGATTTCTGACTATCTGTCCTACAGTCTGGGATGGACCTTCACTGGGTTTGTTGTCCcactttttattgtgttttggtGCTATGGTCACATCATCATACTCCTTGCCACCAAGACCAACATGGATACTTTACTAAAGCAGCGGTGCATCCGACTGATCTGTGTTTTAACCCTTTTGTTCACGGTTTGTTTTATCCCCTACCACATCTTCAGAAACCTGAATTTACTGACGAGAATATTAAAGAAGCAGGGCATTTGTGGTGAAAGCTTTGATAATATCTACATTGGGCATCAGGTCAGTAGGGGATTAGCCTGTCTGAACAGCGCCATGAACCCGCTGATTTATGTCATAGGAAACGACGAAGTTTCCATGCGTCTGCACAACTTGAGCAGAAGAGCCAGAAAGAGTTTTACACATCTTACTTCAGCAGTCATTGAGTGCAAACCAAAAGACTATTATTCTGTAGTAAATATTGAAATGCACTGTCAAAACACAGAATAg
- the nabp2 gene encoding SOSS complex subunit B1-A isoform X1: protein MSSETYVKDIKPGLKNLNINFIVLETGRVTKTKDGHEVRTCKVADKTGSISISVWDEVGGLIQAGDIIRLTKGYASVFKGCLTLYTGRGGELQKIGEFCMVYSEVPNFSEPNSEYLAQMNKTGLNDQGNMNSSVTASAGNDTPNGNGVNSQSTNKPAGGRANSGNGNRSTSSPGVGGSTIVSNGKETRRTVKR, encoded by the exons ATGAGCTCGGAGACATATGTGAAGGACATTAAACCCGGACTCAAGAATCTCAATATCAATTTCATTGTGCTGGAAACAG GTCGAGTGACAAAGACTAAAGACGGTCATGAAGTGCGCACATGCAAAGTGGCTGACAAGACAGGCAGCATCAGTATATCAGTTTGGGATGAGGTTGGAGGACTTATTCAAGCTGGTGACATCATCAGACTTACCAAAGG ttACGCATCAGTTTTTAAAGGCTGTTTGACACTGTACACTGGAAGGGGAGGTGAGCTGCAGAAGATTGGAGA gttctgCATGGTGTACTCTGAGGTGCCAAACTTCAGTGAACCAAATTCAGAATATTTGGCCCAGATGAATAAAACA GGATTGAATGACCAGGGCAACATGAACAGCAGTGTTACTGCTTCTGCAG GAAACGACACTCCAAATGGAAATGGGGTAAATTCTCAAAGCACAAACAAACCAGCTGGTGGGCGAGCAAATAGTGGAAATGGAAACAGGTCGACATCAAGTCCTGGTGTGGGAGGAAGTACCATTGTAAGCAATGGGAAGGAGACACGGCGTACAGTCAAAAgatga
- the nabp2 gene encoding SOSS complex subunit B1-A isoform X2 yields the protein MSSETYVKDIKPGLKNLNINFIVLETGRVTKTKDGHEVRTCKVADKTGSISISVWDEVGGLIQAGDIIRLTKGFCMVYSEVPNFSEPNSEYLAQMNKTGLNDQGNMNSSVTASAGNDTPNGNGVNSQSTNKPAGGRANSGNGNRSTSSPGVGGSTIVSNGKETRRTVKR from the exons ATGAGCTCGGAGACATATGTGAAGGACATTAAACCCGGACTCAAGAATCTCAATATCAATTTCATTGTGCTGGAAACAG GTCGAGTGACAAAGACTAAAGACGGTCATGAAGTGCGCACATGCAAAGTGGCTGACAAGACAGGCAGCATCAGTATATCAGTTTGGGATGAGGTTGGAGGACTTATTCAAGCTGGTGACATCATCAGACTTACCAAAGG gttctgCATGGTGTACTCTGAGGTGCCAAACTTCAGTGAACCAAATTCAGAATATTTGGCCCAGATGAATAAAACA GGATTGAATGACCAGGGCAACATGAACAGCAGTGTTACTGCTTCTGCAG GAAACGACACTCCAAATGGAAATGGGGTAAATTCTCAAAGCACAAACAAACCAGCTGGTGGGCGAGCAAATAGTGGAAATGGAAACAGGTCGACATCAAGTCCTGGTGTGGGAGGAAGTACCATTGTAAGCAATGGGAAGGAGACACGGCGTACAGTCAAAAgatga